CACGCCGGTGTCGGTGTCGCTGCGGCAGCGGATGAGTAGGCGCTCGTCGTCGACACGCAGGCTCAGGTGGCCCAGGATCCCGTCCACCAGGCCACGAGCCGCCGCCACCCGGCAGCCCTGCGCCACCAGCGCGCGTTGCTCGTCGAGGGACGTCATTGCGGTGCGCTCAGCCCGAATCCGCCGTCGGGGCGCACGGTTTCGCCGGTGATACCGCGGGCTCGATCGGAGGCCAGGAATACGAAACTCCAGGCGTGGTCCGCGCCGGTGAGCGCGACGTTGAGTGGGGTACGGGCCGCCAGATCGCGCGACCGGCCGGGGGTGTCGTCGAGGCGGGCGCCGTCGAGCCCCAGGCTGGCCAGCCCGCGCAGGTCGGTGTTCAGCGTGCCGCCGGGCGCCACCCCGTTGACCCGGATCTGCGGTGCGAGTTCGTGCGCCAGCGCCGTCACGAGGCCCCGCACGGCGAACTTCGACGACACGTACAGCACGCCGCCGCGCCCGGGATAAAACGACGAAGCGGACTCGGTCAGGACGATGCAGGGGCCGGTTCCGGCCCGCAGCGCGGGAAGGGCCGCCTTGACGGACTGCAGGTGGCTGAGCACGTTGGTGCGAAACATCTCGTCGAACGCGCCGGACAGCGCGTCGGCGTCGATCTCGCCGACGCCCTGATAGAAGTCGAAGACGCCGACGCAGTTGACCAGGGTGTCCAGCCCGCCATAGGTATCCACCGCGACGCCGACCGCTCGTTCGTTGGCCTCGCGGGTGATGGCGTCGCCCTCGACCACCGGCAACTCGGGCAACTGCTCGCGCAAGGTGTTGCACTTATCCCGGTCTCGTTCCAGCACAACAACTGTCGCGCCCTCGGCGAGGAAGGCGTCGACGACGGCGCGGCCGATTCCAGATCCCCCGCCGACGACCAGGGCGCGTTTGCCGTGCAGCCAGTCGGTCATGGCTCGTCACCTTCGTCGGGCAGCAGCGGGCCCTCGGGATTGCCGACCATGGCAGCCAGCGTACGGGTGTTTTGCCGGGTCAGCGCCTCCAATTCGAGCGCGTCCAGGCTGATCGACTGCCCGGTTCGCGGGGCGCTGATGAGTAGCCGCGATCCGTTGCGGGTGTCCATCCGCCGGACCTCGACTTCGGCGAATTCGTTTGCCACCGTGATTGGTTCGCTCACAGGAACACCGCCAGGTTTTGCATCCGCAATACGGACTCGTCGACAAAAATTGCGCGGCGCGCCAGCTTGAGTGTTTGTTGAGATTCGTCGCACCTACGCAGCAGATCCTCGCGGCCGCAGGACAGCAGCGCGCTCTCGTTGACGTCTCCCCGGCTGCGGAACAGCAACTCGGCAGACTCCACAATCAGGTGCGCGTCATCCTCGACAAACGTGCGCACGTTGGTGATGAAGTGACGCAGCCGCGACGGCGGATCCTCGGCCCAGGCGTGCTCGGTAGCCATCCGCGCGACGCGCTGGCTCAGCGAATATTTGTCCTCGTCGAAGTGCGCCATCCCCGGTGAGGTGTCGAACCCGGCGCCGCGGGCGGTGGTGACCCGCACGGGCATCACGTAGCGGACGTCGTCGGTCAGGGTGTCCAGCCACGCCTCGTACTGCTGGGCGTCCAGCATCCAGGCCTCGTCCACCAGGAACTGGTGCGCCTGCAGGTGCCGGACATCGTTGAAGGGCAATGGTTTTCTCATGCGCCGGCCCCCTGCAGGTAGTCCGCCCACAGGTTCAGCAGCGCGCGCTGGTTGTACTCGTTGTAGCCGACCTGCGCGCGGCCCGGCCCGTGGAACGACTCGGCGGTCAGCGGCTCGACGACCGGGCTGCCGTCGGACAGCAGGCCCATCCGGCTGTTCAGCAGCAGCCGCCGCGCCATCGAGCCGCCGGCGGTGGTGGTCAGCGAGACCCAGTTCTCCACGTCGTCTTGCTCGAACATGCCGGTGGAACCGAAGCACATAAGATACGCCTTGTACGAATCCTGTTTGTATTGCGGGGGAGCGGCGGAGTCCACCGCGAACCACGAGCACACCTCGGTTTCGTTCTCGCTGATTGGCTGCCACAGCCGGATCGAGATGAAGGGCAAGGTTTCGTCGTCCTGGCCGTCGCGCACCTTGGGCCAGTTGTGCACGAAACTCAGGTTCGGAAAGCAGGTGGCGGCCGAGATCATGAACCCGTCCTCGCCGACCATGCGCTGTTGTTGCGGCGTCCACACGTCTTTGATCCGGCCGATCATCTCGTCGGGATAGCCGACGTAGCGCATCCGTTCGTCGAAGCCGCCCGGCGGAAGCTTGTAGGTGGTGCCGCCGCCGCGGTGCGCCCAATAGGTGGCGCCGTCCTTGCGCTTCTGCGCTTTCGGCTCGCGGAACAGGCCGATGTCGACGATCGACGCGTGGGTGTGCGGCGTGTGGTACATGTCGCCGGCGAAGTTCTCGGCGCCGATCTTCCAGTTGGCCTTGATGCGCCAGCGCTGCGGCCCCCGGACCTCCAGGCCGCCGGTGCTCTGCTTGGTGTAGAAGTCCAGATAGAACTTGAAGTCGCCGAGGAAGTCCTCCAGCGGTTCGGCCGCGGGGTCCATGCTGACGAACAGCAGGCCGTTGTAGCTTGCGAATTTCGGTGCGGGCAACAAGGTTTGGGCGCTCCTGGCAAACCCGTCCTCGCCCCCGTACGCCTCCCGGTGGAACGGCAGCCCGGTGAGCCGGCCGTCGTTGCGGTAGGTCCAGCCGTGGTAGGGGCAGCGGAAGTTGGAGGCGTTTCCCATCTCCGCGCGACACACCTGCATGCCGCGGTGCAGGCACATATTGAACAAGGCCCGCACATCGCCGCCCGCGTCGCGGGTGATGATGAAGGAGTCGTCGAGCACCCGGCGCACCACGTAGTCGCCGGCGTGCGGGATCTCGGACTCGTGCGCCACGAACGTCCACGCCCGGCCGAACAGCCGCTCCTTCTCCAGCGCGAACAGCCCGGCGTCGTTGTAGATGTGCGCGGGGATCATGCCCCGGCGGACGCTGGCGAAAAGGCGGTCGGAGACTGGGTCGAAGTCCTCGCGATGAGCTGTCACGACACCGCCGTCCTGTCTGCTGTGCAGAAATCTTTTCCGCTTAGTAGAATCTCGTATTCGTCCACCGCGGTCAATGCACCCGGCCGCGCGCCCAGCCGTCTACAAGGATGCTTTGTGGCAACTCCCAGGTTGCTGACAGCCGGATGGCCGGATGAGCGGGCTACGGTGGTCACGTCAGCTGCGCTGCGTGTGTGATCATGCGGTAAACGAGGGATAAATTGGGCGATTTTGCGGTAATTGCGCCCTTCTGTCAACGAATCTGAGGAAGGACTGGTGATGGCCGCTCGGGCACTGGATGGCCGATTGCAGAAGCTCGGAACGCGAGTGGTGTCCGCTATCGGGCGTCAAGAGTGGCTGGATCGGCCGAGCTATCGGTTCGAACACTTTCTGAGCTTCGCCTATAACGGCCTGGGCGGCGCACGCAACGCCGTCGCCAACGCTTTGCACGGAGTGTGGCTGGGACACCCGGTCCATCCGCCGTTGGCGTCGCTGACGAGCGGCGCGCTCGGCACCACCGTCGCGCTGGACGCCCTCAGCCTGCTGCCGGGCCGGCCGGCCAGCGAAGTGCGCGACGCGTCGACGTTCGCGTCGCGCGCCCTGGGGGTGGGCATCCTGGCCAGCATCGGGTCCGCCGTCACCGGCGTCACCGATTGGCAGCACACCCACGAGGAGGACCGCCGCGTCGGCGCGGTGCACGGCCTGGTGAACCTGGCGGCCACCGCCCTGTACGCGCAATCGTGGTGGGACC
This genomic interval from Mycobacterium sp. SMC-2 contains the following:
- the hcaB gene encoding 3-(cis-5,6-dihydroxycyclohexa-1,3-dien-1-yl)propanoate dehydrogenase, producing the protein MTDWLHGKRALVVGGGSGIGRAVVDAFLAEGATVVVLERDRDKCNTLREQLPELPVVEGDAITREANERAVGVAVDTYGGLDTLVNCVGVFDFYQGVGEIDADALSGAFDEMFRTNVLSHLQSVKAALPALRAGTGPCIVLTESASSFYPGRGGVLYVSSKFAVRGLVTALAHELAPQIRVNGVAPGGTLNTDLRGLASLGLDGARLDDTPGRSRDLAARTPLNVALTGADHAWSFVFLASDRARGITGETVRPDGGFGLSAPQ
- a CDS encoding dihydrodiol dehydrogenase, translated to MDTRNGSRLLISAPRTGQSISLDALELEALTRQNTRTLAAMVGNPEGPLLPDEGDEP
- a CDS encoding 3-phenylpropionate/cinnamic acid dioxygenase subunit beta; the protein is MRKPLPFNDVRHLQAHQFLVDEAWMLDAQQYEAWLDTLTDDVRYVMPVRVTTARGAGFDTSPGMAHFDEDKYSLSQRVARMATEHAWAEDPPSRLRHFITNVRTFVEDDAHLIVESAELLFRSRGDVNESALLSCGREDLLRRCDESQQTLKLARRAIFVDESVLRMQNLAVFL
- a CDS encoding aromatic ring-hydroxylating dioxygenase subunit alpha, giving the protein MIPAHIYNDAGLFALEKERLFGRAWTFVAHESEIPHAGDYVVRRVLDDSFIITRDAGGDVRALFNMCLHRGMQVCRAEMGNASNFRCPYHGWTYRNDGRLTGLPFHREAYGGEDGFARSAQTLLPAPKFASYNGLLFVSMDPAAEPLEDFLGDFKFYLDFYTKQSTGGLEVRGPQRWRIKANWKIGAENFAGDMYHTPHTHASIVDIGLFREPKAQKRKDGATYWAHRGGGTTYKLPPGGFDERMRYVGYPDEMIGRIKDVWTPQQQRMVGEDGFMISAATCFPNLSFVHNWPKVRDGQDDETLPFISIRLWQPISENETEVCSWFAVDSAAPPQYKQDSYKAYLMCFGSTGMFEQDDVENWVSLTTTAGGSMARRLLLNSRMGLLSDGSPVVEPLTAESFHGPGRAQVGYNEYNQRALLNLWADYLQGAGA
- a CDS encoding Rieske 2Fe-2S domain-containing protein gives rise to the protein MAARALDGRLQKLGTRVVSAIGRQEWLDRPSYRFEHFLSFAYNGLGGARNAVANALHGVWLGHPVHPPLASLTSGALGTTVALDALSLLPGRPASEVRDASTFASRALGVGILASIGSAVTGVTDWQHTHEEDRRVGAVHGLVNLAATALYAQSWWDRRRGRHGRGIALTALGYGITVAGSYLGGALVFESGIGIDQSGARLRTTEWTPVLPASSLNGKPVRVEVDGVGLVVCQTEPGEVAAFGERCPHLAAPMADGWIDRGRLVCPWHGSWFAAESGEVLRGPAAAPLPCYEARLVDGMVEVRAEEVAQ